One Acidobacteriota bacterium genomic region harbors:
- a CDS encoding (2Fe-2S)-binding protein, giving the protein MTKMFINGQERTTDADPRTPLLWVLRDHLEMTGTKYGCGIGQCGACTVILDGDAVRSCQVLLSRAAGKRITTIEGLSPDRSHPVQRAWLQEQVPQCGYCQSGQIMAATVLLTSNNNPTDGEIDDALSGNICRCGTYHRIRQAVHFAAELMREGK; this is encoded by the coding sequence ATGACAAAGATGTTCATCAACGGCCAGGAAAGAACCACCGATGCAGATCCTCGCACCCCGCTGCTCTGGGTATTGCGCGATCACCTGGAGATGACCGGCACGAAGTACGGATGTGGAATTGGACAGTGCGGCGCATGCACCGTGATCCTCGACGGCGATGCCGTGCGCTCGTGTCAGGTATTGCTGTCCCGCGCTGCCGGTAAGCGCATAACCACCATCGAGGGACTCTCTCCCGATCGAAGTCATCCGGTGCAGCGGGCCTGGCTTCAGGAGCAGGTTCCCCAATGCGGATATTGTCAGTCCGGGCAGATCATGGCGGCCACCGTCCTGCTTACCTCGAACAACAATCCAACGGATGGTGAGATCGACGATGCGCTCTCGGGAAATATCTGCCGCTGCGGGACCTACCATCGAATTCGACAAGCGGTTCACTTTGCGGCTGAGCTGATGCGGGAAGGGAAGTGA